Proteins encoded within one genomic window of Thioploca ingrica:
- a CDS encoding type 11 methyltransferase produces MEKIHPNALASVEFQLNWQSQVAAHVDCYFAPKVNFWRDFMPVALQTALMDKSRGDTVTVSLRHDNIIPIYAQQNIFTL; encoded by the coding sequence ATGGAGAAAATACATCCCAATGCCCTGGCAAGCGTTGAATTTCAGTTAAATTGGCAAAGTCAGGTGGCTGCGCACGTCGATTGCTATTTTGCCCCCAAAGTCAATTTTTGGCGTGATTTCATGCCAGTCGCTCTCCAAACAGCACTGATGGATAAAAGCCGTGGTGATACGGTTACGGTATCACTTCGCCATGACAATATTATTCCAATTTATGCTCAGCAAAATATTTTTACTCTATAA
- a CDS encoding type 11 methyltransferase — MLRGRRVKPRVERMGLVLEYFLQSGRYQQLGTYSVRNYPRPADDKYSHETLQSDPGFAVYGQKA, encoded by the coding sequence TTGTTACGCGGACGACGAGTTAAACCGCGGGTAGAGCGCATGGGATTGGTGCTCGAATATTTTCTTCAATCAGGTCGATATCAACAGTTGGGAACTTATTCGGTGCGTAATTATCCTCGCCCGGCGGATGATAAATATAGCCATGAAACTTTACAATCCGATCCGGGATTTGCGGTTTACGGACAAAAAGCTTAA
- a CDS encoding 2-C-methyl-D-erythritol 2,4-cyclodiphosphate synthase, with the protein MQVKMGLGQDSHRFDFENNHKPLILGGVLFEGEPPLQGNSDADVVLHALCNAISGITGVNILGAISDDLCLRQGITDSRVYVQTALHHLQAWRICHVSCSIEGKRPKITPKIPAMKHSLAQLLGLAVQDIGITATSGEGLTAFGRGEGIQVFCMVTAINHP; encoded by the coding sequence ATGCAAGTTAAAATGGGCTTAGGACAAGATAGCCATCGGTTTGATTTTGAAAATAACCATAAGCCACTTATTTTAGGCGGGGTTTTATTTGAAGGCGAACCGCCTTTACAAGGGAATAGCGACGCGGATGTCGTTTTACATGCGTTGTGTAATGCCATTTCAGGGATTACCGGCGTTAATATTTTGGGCGCCATCAGCGATGATTTATGTTTACGGCAAGGCATTACCGACAGCCGGGTTTATGTGCAAACCGCACTTCACCATTTACAAGCGTGGCGTATTTGCCATGTGTCCTGCAGTATTGAAGGTAAGCGACCGAAAATAACGCCTAAAATTCCAGCAATGAAACACAGCTTAGCGCAATTATTGGGATTAGCAGTCCAAGATATTGGCATCACGGCTACCAGTGGCGAAGGTTTAACGGCATTTGGACGTGGCGAAGGCATACAAGTTTTTTGCATGGTCACTGCGATAAATCACCCGTAG
- a CDS encoding 2-C-methyl-D-erythritol 4-phosphate cytidylyltransferase translates to MSNNIPHYWAIVPAAGQGSRMGHTRPKQYLPLHGKPILQHTLERLNLPRIKGIVVCIAANDSDWQTLTLPRTVMSVVGGVERCHSVLNGLQALQPQAQPNDWVLVHDAARPCVRPADIDKLMTQLADHPVGGLLAVPVRDTMKRVSALPPQPLPHPFWGERGVEVIETVNRENLWHALTPQMFRLEALTLALQHVLNQQETVTDEAQAMERQGYRPVLIEGHADNIKVTLPQDLNLAELYLQQQDFS, encoded by the coding sequence TTGTCGAATAATATTCCTCACTATTGGGCGATTGTCCCAGCCGCAGGTCAAGGTTCACGAATGGGTCATACCCGACCCAAACAATATTTACCTTTACACGGTAAGCCCATTTTGCAACATACGTTGGAGCGACTGAATTTACCGCGTATTAAGGGAATTGTGGTTTGTATTGCTGCAAATGATTCTGATTGGCAAACCCTGACTTTACCGAGAACAGTCATGTCCGTCGTCGGGGGTGTGGAACGTTGTCATTCGGTCTTAAATGGGTTACAAGCCTTACAACCACAAGCTCAACCAAACGACTGGGTGTTAGTCCATGATGCGGCGCGACCGTGTGTGCGTCCCGCCGATATTGACAAATTAATGACTCAACTGGCGGATCATCCGGTGGGTGGACTGTTAGCGGTACCCGTGCGTGATACGATGAAACGAGTCTCGGCTTTACCACCCCAGCCGTTACCACATCCTTTTTGGGGAGAACGGGGAGTCGAAGTGATCGAAACCGTTAACCGCGAGAACTTATGGCATGCTTTGACACCACAAATGTTTCGTTTAGAAGCCTTGACTCTCGCTTTACAACACGTATTAAATCAACAAGAAACGGTGACGGATGAAGCGCAAGCCATGGAAAGACAGGGATATCGTCCGGTGTTGATTGAAGGACATGCGGATAATATTAAAGTGACACTTCCTCAAGATTTAAATTTGGCCGAATTATATTTACAACAACAAGATTTTTCTTAA
- a CDS encoding GMP synthase, whose amino-acid sequence MRTVLALQHLAFEDLGYFNEIFIRYGYHVHTVEVPVISLENIDPLAADVWVILGGPIGVYETDSYPFLTQELELIEKRLAAGKPTLGICLGCQLIAKALGAEVYPATTKELGWETIQLTAAGQNSCLAALGEEEPVLHWHGDTFDLPKGAVLLAATQLIPNQAFSWGTHALGLQFHIEITAIGMERWLVGHRAEIGHTPGISIPQLRAATLQQAGKLQQRGSKLLDSWLKTQHLPAAN is encoded by the coding sequence ATGCGTACTGTACTCGCTCTTCAACATTTAGCGTTTGAAGATCTGGGATATTTCAATGAAATATTTATTCGATATGGTTATCATGTCCATACTGTGGAAGTTCCGGTGATATCATTGGAAAATATCGACCCCTTGGCAGCCGATGTATGGGTAATTTTGGGCGGACCAATCGGCGTCTATGAAACCGATAGCTATCCTTTTTTGACCCAAGAACTCGAGTTGATTGAAAAACGTTTAGCGGCTGGTAAACCTACTCTGGGTATTTGCCTTGGTTGCCAACTGATTGCTAAAGCGCTGGGAGCCGAAGTTTATCCGGCAACCACGAAAGAATTGGGTTGGGAAACCATACAATTAACTGCGGCTGGCCAAAATTCCTGCCTAGCGGCATTGGGTGAAGAGGAACCGGTATTGCATTGGCATGGAGATACTTTTGATTTACCCAAGGGTGCAGTTTTGCTTGCGGCTACTCAACTTATTCCCAATCAGGCATTTAGTTGGGGTACTCATGCACTGGGATTACAATTTCATATAGAAATCACCGCAATCGGAATGGAACGCTGGCTAGTGGGACATCGTGCTGAAATTGGCCATACCCCTGGTATCAGCATCCCCCAGTTACGAGCAGCCACTTTACAACAGGCTGGAAAATTACAACAACGCGGCAGCAAACTACTCGACAGTTGGCTTAAAACCCAACACCTGCCCGCTGCGAACTGA
- a CDS encoding UDP-N-acetylglucosamine 1-carboxyvinyltransferase: MDKLLITGGNPLNGEIRISGAKNAALPILAATLLADTPSCISNIPHLQDITTMIELLGRMGVDLVIDEKLNIEVDSSRVHTFTAPYDLVKTMRASILVLGPLITRFGQAQVSLPGGCAIGSRPVNLHLQGLQAMGAEIQVENGYITARASRLHGATLLLDVVTVTGTENLMMAASLAAGITVIENAAREPEVIDLANYLTNMGAQIEGAGTDTIRITGVDQLTGTHHRVLPDRIETGTYLVAATMTGGRIKLKDTDANLLEAVLVKLRETGATIICGDKWIELDMQGRRPLAVDIHTAPYPAFPTDMQAQFTALNAIADGVAMLTENVFENRFMHALELQRMGAKIRLEGNTAMVTGVAHLQAAPVMATDLRASASLVLAGLVAQGETLVDRIYHIDRGYERIEEKLTQLKAKIRRIPG; this comes from the coding sequence ATGGATAAATTATTGATTACTGGTGGAAATCCACTGAATGGCGAAATTCGTATTTCGGGTGCCAAAAATGCTGCTTTACCGATATTAGCAGCGACATTATTAGCAGATACCCCTTCTTGTATTAGTAATATCCCACATTTGCAGGATATTACGACCATGATAGAGCTACTGGGACGGATGGGGGTTGATTTAGTCATCGATGAAAAACTCAATATCGAAGTTGATAGTAGTCGAGTTCATACTTTTACGGCTCCTTACGATTTAGTAAAAACCATGCGGGCTTCGATTTTAGTATTAGGTCCCTTAATCACTCGTTTTGGCCAAGCTCAAGTTTCATTGCCCGGCGGTTGTGCAATTGGTTCACGACCCGTCAATTTACACCTTCAAGGTTTACAAGCAATGGGAGCGGAGATTCAAGTTGAAAATGGTTATATCACGGCACGAGCATCACGTTTACACGGAGCCACTTTATTGTTGGATGTCGTCACGGTTACCGGTACCGAAAATCTGATGATGGCAGCCAGTTTAGCCGCCGGAATAACGGTCATTGAAAATGCGGCTCGTGAACCAGAAGTTATTGATTTAGCAAATTATTTAACTAATATGGGTGCTCAGATTGAAGGCGCCGGGACCGATACCATTCGAATTACCGGAGTAGACCAATTGACCGGTACCCATCATCGAGTACTACCGGATCGCATTGAAACCGGGACTTACCTAGTGGCAGCAACCATGACTGGCGGACGGATTAAACTCAAAGATACCGATGCCAACTTACTTGAAGCCGTACTCGTCAAATTGCGCGAAACCGGAGCAACCATAATTTGTGGGGACAAGTGGATAGAACTGGATATGCAAGGACGCAGACCGCTAGCAGTCGATATTCATACCGCACCTTATCCGGCTTTTCCTACCGACATGCAAGCGCAATTTACCGCACTCAATGCGATTGCCGACGGTGTAGCCATGTTGACAGAAAATGTCTTTGAAAACCGCTTTATGCACGCTTTAGAACTGCAACGCATGGGTGCCAAAATTCGTTTAGAGGGAAATACCGCTATGGTAACTGGAGTAGCGCACCTGCAAGCAGCACCCGTCATGGCAACAGATTTACGCGCTTCGGCGAGTTTAGTCTTAGCGGGTTTAGTTGCTCAAGGTGAAACTTTAGTCGATCGAATTTATCACATTGATCGCGGTTATGAACGAATTGAAGAAAAACTGACGCAATTAAAAGCAAAAATTCGTCGTATTCCTGGCTAA
- a CDS encoding nitric oxide reductase activation protein, whose amino-acid sequence MHGKYYSFTAEQLQGILNDFLGLRLSTHQNLVTPAQVLARCSRQQQDWVLAWLKILVRDHREIAYQFVQYAPQAVALLEANLLEEWVAEALEIYEHQDLTAALAHLQAVATYAQTYQRRQHCLPLVEIQGILEKFVLGLAGRPLKLAGSEITYTDTETLFLPLVLNRFVERHNNFFLYKAMVVHLWAQTGFGTWRRRLSTITAQFNHRDKALRLFHTLERLRLDACIARELPGCYRDMGHLLILFGEQRIPLGWEEIAQQLAQPMASVEDSYRLLTTVYPGSVPAPVCYQGILLPESTEQVMASRQVRDKQTLQTALTQLSQPSDSLTGLTPQPTSDSRQGHREQVAHSSPTTTANHSPSREPDVTNSLHFSVTTNSAATTQSITHFTLDEQRMTSELQQVISSIIQDHGEIPEDYLLIPGNETGEATETNSIGAYSHENKINTKEKTFLYPEWDYRRQKYYNHWCVLREVEVPLQAEEFVTTTLQRYRGLLKSLRRIFAMLRGGDKRLKKQPFGEDIDLDALITAYADTRTGLEMDEQIFTKLQRITRDVAVMFMVDMSGSTKGWINQAERESLILLCEVLETLGDRYAIYGFSGKTRQHCEIYPIKRFDEAYNTVVRQRISGIAPQQYTRMGVTIRHLTQLFKPIEAKIKLLITLSDGKPDDEGDNYRGTYGIEDTRQALLEAKREGIHPFCITIDTEARIYLPRLYGTVNYIVMDKVQQLPLKIADIYRKLTT is encoded by the coding sequence ATGCACGGTAAATATTACTCTTTCACTGCTGAGCAACTGCAAGGGATTTTAAACGATTTCCTTGGGTTAAGGTTATCTACTCATCAGAACTTGGTCACACCAGCACAAGTTTTAGCACGTTGTAGTCGTCAACAACAAGACTGGGTTTTAGCTTGGCTTAAAATTCTCGTGCGTGACCACCGTGAAATCGCTTATCAATTCGTTCAATATGCACCTCAAGCCGTAGCTTTACTCGAAGCCAATCTTTTAGAAGAGTGGGTCGCGGAAGCGTTAGAAATCTATGAACATCAAGATCTCACCGCCGCTCTGGCTCATTTGCAGGCGGTAGCCACCTATGCTCAAACTTATCAACGTCGACAACACTGTTTACCTTTAGTTGAAATTCAGGGAATCCTCGAAAAATTTGTGCTCGGTTTAGCCGGTCGACCCTTAAAATTAGCCGGCAGCGAAATCACTTACACCGATACTGAAACTTTATTTCTCCCGTTGGTATTAAACCGTTTTGTCGAACGCCATAATAATTTCTTTTTATATAAAGCCATGGTCGTGCATTTGTGGGCCCAAACTGGGTTTGGAACTTGGCGACGCCGCTTATCGACTATCACGGCGCAATTTAATCATCGTGATAAAGCACTCCGCTTATTTCATACCTTAGAACGGCTACGCTTAGATGCTTGTATTGCAAGAGAATTACCTGGCTGTTATCGTGACATGGGACATTTATTAATCTTGTTTGGTGAACAACGCATTCCCTTGGGTTGGGAGGAAATTGCTCAACAACTGGCTCAGCCGATGGCGTCTGTGGAAGATAGTTATCGATTATTAACAACCGTTTATCCTGGGTCAGTTCCAGCACCGGTTTGTTATCAAGGCATATTACTACCCGAATCCACTGAGCAAGTCATGGCATCACGGCAGGTACGAGATAAACAAACTTTGCAAACCGCTTTAACTCAATTGAGCCAACCTTCAGATTCACTGACTGGTTTAACTCCCCAACCGACCTCAGATTCAAGGCAAGGCCATCGGGAGCAGGTAGCTCATTCATCGCCCACCACCACCGCCAATCACTCGCCTTCGAGAGAACCGGACGTTACCAATTCACTGCATTTTTCAGTGACCACAAACTCTGCAGCCACTACCCAATCCATCACTCATTTTACCCTGGATGAACAACGAATGACTTCAGAATTACAACAAGTTATCTCCTCAATCATTCAAGATCATGGCGAAATTCCTGAAGATTACTTACTCATACCAGGTAACGAAACCGGTGAAGCCACCGAAACTAACTCAATTGGTGCTTATTCCCATGAAAATAAAATAAATACCAAAGAAAAAACTTTTCTTTATCCGGAATGGGATTATCGTCGACAAAAATATTATAACCATTGGTGTGTGTTACGAGAAGTTGAAGTACCACTCCAAGCAGAAGAATTTGTCACGACTACTCTTCAACGTTATCGTGGTCTACTGAAATCTTTACGCCGCATTTTTGCCATGTTACGTGGTGGAGATAAACGTCTTAAAAAACAGCCTTTTGGTGAAGACATTGATTTAGATGCGCTCATAACGGCTTATGCAGATACTCGTACTGGCTTAGAAATGGATGAACAAATTTTCACAAAATTGCAGCGAATAACCCGCGATGTTGCGGTGATGTTTATGGTTGACATGAGTGGCTCAACGAAAGGTTGGATTAATCAAGCGGAACGTGAAAGTCTCATTTTATTGTGTGAAGTGCTAGAAACTTTGGGTGATCGTTATGCGATTTACGGCTTTTCTGGCAAAACGCGCCAGCATTGTGAAATTTACCCGATCAAACGATTTGATGAAGCTTACAACACGGTAGTACGGCAACGGATTAGTGGTATTGCACCACAACAATATACCCGGATGGGCGTCACGATACGCCATCTTACTCAGTTATTTAAACCCATCGAAGCCAAAATTAAACTGCTTATTACCCTCTCGGATGGTAAACCGGATGATGAAGGTGATAATTACCGCGGGACTTATGGTATAGAAGATACCCGCCAAGCTTTGCTTGAAGCTAAACGTGAGGGGATTCATCCCTTTTGTATCACCATTGATACTGAAGCGAGAATTTATTTACCCCGCCTGTATGGTACGGTAAATTATATCGTGATGGATAAAGTGCAGCAATTACCTTTAAAAATAGCAGATATTTATAGAAAATTGACGACTTAG
- a CDS encoding glycosyltransferase, with protein sequence MITPGWAPIHCDSYGIPKRMDGLRVLDVGAWDGYWTFEALKRGAREVVAIDDFSDFLGSLPQRDRKGWETFDACQEILGFTEECCKRLEMSVYDVSEELLGRFDVVFFFGTFYHLRHPLLALDRLSSVCDSDIYVESAILDNYSPYQGGIGKGYSGNQMVMEFYPNKEYGNNATNWWVPTLWCLANMTLAAGFKQCQAWKLQDSPQQLPLCRGFVHATKQ encoded by the coding sequence GTGATAACCCCAGGTTGGGCACCCATTCATTGTGACTCCTATGGTATTCCTAAGAGGATGGATGGATTGCGGGTGCTAGATGTAGGAGCATGGGACGGTTATTGGACATTTGAAGCACTCAAGCGGGGAGCACGCGAAGTAGTTGCTATTGATGATTTTTCAGATTTTCTAGGCTCACTGCCACAGAGAGATAGAAAGGGGTGGGAAACATTTGATGCGTGTCAAGAAATCCTTGGCTTTACTGAAGAATGTTGTAAAAGATTGGAAATGAGCGTTTATGATGTCAGTGAAGAGTTACTCGGAAGATTTGATGTCGTATTTTTCTTCGGTACTTTTTACCATTTGAGGCATCCCCTACTCGCACTGGATCGCTTATCGTCCGTTTGTGATAGCGATATTTATGTAGAAAGTGCTATTTTGGATAATTATAGTCCCTACCAAGGGGGAATAGGTAAAGGCTATTCAGGAAACCAAATGGTAATGGAATTTTATCCCAATAAAGAGTATGGAAATAATGCCACTAATTGGTGGGTACCTACCTTATGGTGTTTGGCCAATATGACTCTCGCCGCTGGATTTAAGCAATGCCAAGCCTGGAAATTGCAAGATTCTCCACAACAGCTTCCCTTATGTCGTGGTTTCGTGCATGCGACCAAGCAATAA
- a CDS encoding cell division protein FtsB — translation MLKIGLAMSLFLTTIYLQYQFWFGQGGYHEYHTLQQAIKQQQQENTRLETRNQALAAEVADLKQNLAAVEEQARMKLGMIKRDEVFYQIVE, via the coding sequence ATGCTAAAAATCGGGCTAGCCATGAGTTTGTTTCTGACGACTATTTATTTACAATATCAATTTTGGTTTGGTCAAGGCGGTTATCACGAATACCACACTTTACAACAAGCCATTAAGCAACAACAGCAAGAAAATACCCGGCTAGAAACACGCAATCAAGCATTGGCAGCGGAAGTAGCGGATCTAAAACAGAACTTAGCTGCGGTTGAAGAACAAGCACGAATGAAATTAGGTATGATTAAACGCGACGAGGTTTTTTATCAAATTGTCGAATAA
- a CDS encoding inner membrane protein YqiJ yields MLTFILDSHNFPFTIALLTMVGIALLEGITTLLGFGLSSLLGHFLPDIDAQPDLDVDHPDADTSLGHLLGWINVGRVPLMVLLVIFLTVFGLLGYTLQAIFLGIVGQMLPTLLAALLSLFLSLPVVRFLGKFLGKLMPNDETEAISEETFIGRIATITLGTATKGRPARAKFQDNYGTTHLVMVEPENTAEVFNQGDKVVLLERLGGKFLAARNINPLLEK; encoded by the coding sequence ATGCTCACTTTTATCTTAGATTCCCATAATTTTCCTTTTACCATCGCTTTACTGACAATGGTAGGCATTGCTTTGTTAGAAGGAATTACCACGCTATTGGGATTTGGTCTTTCTAGCTTACTAGGACATTTCTTGCCAGACATCGATGCCCAGCCGGATTTGGATGTGGATCATCCTGATGCAGATACTTCTCTAGGACACCTGCTGGGTTGGATCAATGTCGGTCGGGTGCCGCTGATGGTTTTATTAGTGATTTTTTTAACCGTTTTTGGTCTGCTCGGTTATACTCTACAAGCCATTTTTTTGGGTATAGTCGGTCAGATGCTGCCCACGTTACTGGCGGCGTTACTGAGTTTATTTTTATCATTACCCGTGGTGCGCTTCTTGGGAAAATTTTTAGGTAAACTGATGCCCAACGATGAAACCGAAGCCATTTCTGAAGAAACTTTTATTGGCCGAATTGCCACAATTACTTTGGGAACCGCCACCAAAGGACGACCCGCACGAGCGAAATTTCAAGATAATTACGGGACGACTCATTTAGTGATGGTGGAACCAGAAAATACCGCTGAAGTATTTAACCAAGGTGATAAAGTCGTTTTACTTGAGCGGTTAGGCGGAAAATTTTTAGCGGCACGTAATATCAACCCATTGTTAGAAAAATAA
- a CDS encoding ATP phosphoribosyltransferase — MLKIALSKGRIFNETLPLLAQAGIEPIEDPETSRKLILNTNQAEVKLVVIRATDVPTYVEYGATDVGVAGKDVLLEHGGEGLYEPVDLQIARCRLMVAAPINAPLPRGRLRIATKYVNTTQRYYAEKGEQVEVIKLYGSMELAPLVGLADRIVDVVDTGNTLRANGLQAIELIAEISSRLIVNKAIMKMKSKQINQLIQQLQLAVNKTHSHS; from the coding sequence ATGCTTAAAATCGCTTTGTCTAAAGGTCGCATTTTTAATGAAACCTTACCTTTACTCGCACAAGCCGGAATTGAACCCATTGAAGATCCTGAAACTTCACGCAAACTGATTTTGAATACCAATCAGGCAGAGGTCAAACTGGTCGTTATTCGAGCAACCGATGTGCCCACTTATGTAGAATATGGCGCCACGGATGTGGGAGTAGCGGGTAAAGATGTCTTACTTGAACATGGGGGTGAAGGGTTATATGAACCCGTCGATTTACAAATTGCCCGCTGTCGCCTCATGGTTGCCGCGCCGATCAATGCCCCGCTACCACGAGGACGCCTGCGGATTGCCACTAAATATGTTAACACGACTCAACGTTACTATGCCGAAAAAGGTGAACAGGTTGAAGTGATAAAATTATATGGCTCAATGGAATTAGCCCCGCTAGTCGGTTTGGCTGATCGAATTGTGGATGTCGTTGATACCGGAAACACTTTACGAGCTAATGGGTTACAAGCGATAGAATTAATTGCTGAAATTAGTTCGCGTTTAATTGTAAATAAAGCGATAATGAAAATGAAATCCAAACAAATTAACCAATTAATTCAACAACTACAACTAGCGGTAAATAAAACCCATTCCCACTCATGA